A window from Culex pipiens pallens isolate TS chromosome 3, TS_CPP_V2, whole genome shotgun sequence encodes these proteins:
- the LOC120417658 gene encoding charged multivesicular body protein 2a — translation MEWLFGKRMTPDEMMRKNQRALNKAMRDLDREKMKMEQQEKKIIADIKKLAKENQMDAVKIMAKDLVRTRRYVRKFMLMKANIQAVSLKIQTLKSQNAMGEAMKGVTKAMSNMNRQLNLPQIQKILHEFEKQSEIMDMKEEMINDAMDDAMEDEGDEEETDAIVSQVLDELGLQMNDQLSGLPQASGSLSVAGGVKAPQAAALGAGGGGGAGAGAAGGAGGSGAGSPVSDADADLQARLDNLRRE, via the coding sequence ATGGAGTGGCTGTTCGGCAAGCGAATGACCCCGGACGAGATGATGCGCAAGAACCAGCGGGCGCTGAACAAGGCGATGCGGGATTTGGACCGTGAGAAGATGAAGATGGAACAGCAGGAAAAAAAGATCATCGCCGACATCAAGAAGCTGGCCAAGGAGAACCAGATGGACGCGGTCAAGATTATGGCGAAGGATCTGGTCCGGACGCGGCGGTACGTGCGCAAGTTCATGCTGATGAAGGCCAACATCCAGGCCGTCTCGTTGAAGATCCAGACGCTCAAGTCGCAGAACGCGATGGGCGAGGCGATGAAGGGCGTCACGAAGGCCATGTCCAACATGAACCGCCAGCTGAACCTGCCCCAGATCCAGAAGATTCTGCACGAGTTCGAGAAGCAGTCGGAGATTATGGACATGAAGGAGGAGATGATTAACGACGCGATGGACGACGCCATGGAGGACGAAGGGGACGAGGAGGAAACGGACGCCATCGTGTCACAGGTGCTGGACGAGCTGGGCCTGCAGATGAACGACCAGCTGTCCGGGCTGCCACAGGCTTCCGGATCGCTGTCGGTGGCCGGCGGCGTCAAAGCTCCGCAGGCGGCCGCCCTCGGggccggtggtggtggtggggctGGCGCTGGAGCAGCGGGCGGTGCGGGTGGTTCCGGAGCGGGTTCTCCGGTGTCGGACGCCGACGCGGACCTGCAAGCTCGGCTGGACAATCTGCGAAGGGAGTAG